The nucleotide window CGGAGAACGGTCGCAGATAGGCCGGCGACAAGCGCCGCTCATCCAGTTGCAGCCCCTGGGGGCCACGCGCCAGGGCCACCAGCAGACTCTCGCTGTCATTGCGCAAGCCGGCTTCCAGATAGCGCTGCAACCCCAGCTCGAACAGCCACAGACTGGTTTGCGCCAGGACCAGGCCGACCACCACCATCACACCGATCAGGCCCAGGCTCAGCCGTCGCTGAATAGATCTCACCGGGCCTGTCCGCCGAACAGGTAACCCTGCCCGCGACGGGTTTCGATCACGTTGCGTCCCAGCTTGCGTCGCAGGTGATTGACGTGGACTTCCAGCACATTGGAATCACGCTCGGTTTCACCGTCATATAGATGTTCGGCGAGATGGCTCTTGGAGAGGATCTGCTCGGGGTGAAGCATGAAATAGCGCAACAGGCGAAATTCGGCGGAGGTCAGTTGGATGTCCGCGCCGTCGCGGACCACACACTGGCGCCCCTCATCCAGATGCAGCCCGGCAGCCTGGAGCGTCGGCTGATTGGCCTGGCCATGGGAGCGGCGCAGCAGCGCCTGGACCCGCAGGTGCAGTTCCTCGGGATGAAACGGCTTGGTCAGGTAATCGTCGGCACCGGCCTTGAGGCCCTCGATGCGTTCGGCCCAGGAACCGCGGGCGGTGAGGATCAGCACCGGGGTGCTCAGGCCGCCGGCACGCCACTGGGCCAACACCTCGAGCCCCGGCACACCCGGCAGGCCAAGGTCGAGGATGATCAGGTCATAGGGTTCGCTGCTGCCCTGATACACCGCGTCGCGACCGTCGGCGAGCCAGTCCACGGCGTAGCCCTGTCGTGTCAGCCCGGCCATCAACTCGTCGGCCAGGGGAACGTGATCTTCCACCAGAAGCAGGCGCATCAGTCTTCCTTATCTTTGAGCAAGCGGCCGGATGCGGCCTCCAGATCCAGTTCGCGCACGACACCGTCGGTGTCCAGCATCTCGACCTCATAAATATAGACGCCGTGTTTCTCTTCCAGCTCGGCCTCCAGCAACTTGGCGCCGGGATGCAGGTCCAGCGCCTGTTGCAGCAATTGCTCCAGCGGCAGTATCACGCCTTGCTGGCGCAGTTGCAGGGCCTCGTCCTGGTCCAGGTCCCGCGCCATGACCACCGAACAAAACGCCAGCAGCACCAGCGGCCATCGACCGCGGGCGCAGAGATTAAGCTTCATTAAGTATCCTGATGATTCTTGAGCACCTTGCCGGTAACGGCGTCCAGTTCCATATCCCATTCAACGCCCTGGGTGTCGCGCAGCTCCACCTGATAAATGAACTTGCCGTACTTTTCTTCCAGCTCGACGTCGGTCACGGTGGCGCCAGGGTGTTTGGCCAGGGCGGCGGCATTGAGTGTTGCAAAGGACTGAATGGTACCAGCGTCTTGCAGTTTTCGGGATTCGTCGGGGCCCAGGTCCCGTGCGTGGGCAAGACTGGCGCCCAGTGCCATGAGCGTTGCGATGAAAAAGGCAGTCAGGCGGTTCAAGGGTTATCTCCTTTTTATAATCGTCACGGGGCGACTGTAGCCGGGTGAACTTAACTGAAGCTGAATGGCCATCATGGAACACAGATCAACGACCGAGCTCCTTGTGGGAGCGAGCCTGCTCGCGATGGCGGTGGGTCAGTCACCTTGTTGAAATCTGATGCGCCGCCATCGCGAGCAGGCTCGCTCCCACAGGGATTTGTGTCGCTATAATCCGTTGCTTGCCCACGCCAAGAGACCGGTATGACCGCCATCCACATCAAGTTTCCCGCCCTCACCCTCAAGGCAGGTCCCCGTGCCCTGGCGCGGATTCGCGAAGCCGGCC belongs to Pseudomonas sp. B21-028 and includes:
- a CDS encoding PepSY domain-containing protein, producing MKLNLCARGRWPLVLLAFCSVVMARDLDQDEALQLRQQGVILPLEQLLQQALDLHPGAKLLEAELEEKHGVYIYEVEMLDTDGVVRELDLEAASGRLLKDKED
- a CDS encoding response regulator transcription factor, with translation MRLLLVEDHVPLADELMAGLTRQGYAVDWLADGRDAVYQGSSEPYDLIILDLGLPGVPGLEVLAQWRAGGLSTPVLILTARGSWAERIEGLKAGADDYLTKPFHPEELHLRVQALLRRSHGQANQPTLQAAGLHLDEGRQCVVRDGADIQLTSAEFRLLRYFMLHPEQILSKSHLAEHLYDGETERDSNVLEVHVNHLRRKLGRNVIETRRGQGYLFGGQAR
- a CDS encoding PepSY domain-containing protein: MNRLTAFFIATLMALGASLAHARDLGPDESRKLQDAGTIQSFATLNAAALAKHPGATVTDVELEEKYGKFIYQVELRDTQGVEWDMELDAVTGKVLKNHQDT